A stretch of Lathyrus oleraceus cultivar Zhongwan6 chromosome 6, CAAS_Psat_ZW6_1.0, whole genome shotgun sequence DNA encodes these proteins:
- the LOC127098552 gene encoding disease resistance protein RPP13 produces MDNSGIVFTVLSLSLAKSLFKLLIEFGNTIERVEWIERELRSMEVLLERVGQRRYVEQEQELNEWEEKLKETARDAEDVIETFVIKSVKRRRWGVLYWIDKYKIGKELQKIHERMRDVSQTGMNLYTDIASISVETTPRGEASSSSATSTTVVVAIKKLDHILCQNTIVSDEEIEMVERLKAEFIYLQNNIVPSNLSWLRCEGENVWLEEVKELCNYTESVVDNFILIKERWSKMGRLKKLLYLLADYAPENELKKQLKFIRTRIGDATHRSLTYEVWGLLDMGLEFKKTTPVPDFSQGSSMIIDSLLAIATTVTFMTIQSFMLQIFFFLQVLVTMMFGVRGKTIKRRSKSSLKKKTKWKGMKIIRWFMRFLFSAVIHLPNFRLFQFHPALAMFLFMLSYLLVEVIAWSRNLWRSMDKNLKCTQSYLAQMRAFLSDTAESAESLNKRQTVWVDQVRVVSQYGQSLIDAYPKGKGGCLRRIKFSMDINCLLKEILDISDRKVVYGIANIQRTQAEHLPLLTPISSIQERDIENEIISEHEESLDATPAAAASSYQPVMGFKKKVQLIRGEKDLMDALLLDANAMGELDGRSKIWVEQLRGISLEAQSVINKNYAKLMHIPILNYIFKYWTRHVVSKKLDGIRNKIEDTSRRRKAYGLVQIQSRVVSKVQILRARMQPSLVAKNSGVVGFDDDAQVLMAELLSDEKRRCITWIVGIGGIGKTTLAKLIFEDKTVVAHFQHCIWVSLPSNCTTNQFVEEIGKEAAKKITVKEENLSTDNVLATLARTKYLIVVDGIKETSKVYLDILNRAIPDMSTGSRVLFTTRNADVTQHAAGTIFLYPLQLLDDETSWLLFSRHLKVDISAKSETELINIGKKIVMKCGGLPSEILKMSDLLSHKDITHEEWSSVLAGQQLNEDQMQSWSEMSDTINTNLPSYLRRCLFYFVLFPAEFEIPVRRLVVLWVAESLVHQAEANKVPPELVAERYLTELIDRDMVQVAKRKRNGKVKTCRLPSALRQLWLSKANESRFLQGRRSATDSNADPKKSIICRVADHLDKDDIWDDHIHGDSTDSTSFQTYYKDALSFHSFDTQEGSKPGQQVGNFLEGCISSDCFLLLLVLDLERVYKPNLPKCIARLTRLRYLGLRWTYLESLPSSIRKLLKLQTLDLKHTYIHTLPTSIWKMELRHLFLSETYRTRFPPQPKGNFLSDLQTLCGLFVDEETPVKDGLDKLVNITKLGLACQSMSLNQEAMIAQLETVSDWITKLEYLQSLRLKSRDEQGRPWTLHLKSFENNTYLTDMYLLGSLSSSSILSQFPQSLIELNLSHSRLQDDPMILLKDFPNLQTLCLLAESYTGTTMVCESHSFPQLHVLKLWKLEQLEEWKIEPEALPCLRQLEIRSCPRLKMLPDGLKHISTLRELKLTNMPREINAEICNFPPNCQVVQTHFQ; encoded by the coding sequence ATGGATAACTCTGGAATAGTATTCACAGTATTATCTCTATCTCTGGCAAAAAGTTTATTCAAACTCCTGATTGAATTCGGCAACACAATTGAGCGCGTAGAATGGATTGAAAGAGAGCTGAGATCAATGGAGGTATTGTTGGAACGGGTCGGGCAGCGCAGGTACGTCGAACAAGAACAAGAGTTGAATGAGTGGGAGGAGAAGTTGAAGGAAACTGCACGTGATGCAGAGGACGTCATAGAAACTTTTGTAATAAAATCAGTCAAGAGGAGGAGGTGGGGAGTTCTGTATTGGATAGACAAATACAAGATTGGGAAAGAGCTTCAGAAGATCCACGAAAGGATGAGAGACGTCTCTCAGACTGGAATGAACTTATATACCGATATTGCCAGTATCTCTGTTGAAACAACTCCAAGAGGAGAAGCATCATCATCGTCCGCCACAAGCACCACAGTAGTAGTAGCTATCAAGAAGCTTGATCACATTCTGTGTCAAAATACTATTGTTAGCGATGAAGAGATAGAGATGGTAGAGCGACTAAAAGCTGAATTCATCTACCTGCAAAATAATATTGTGCCGTCTAATTTGAGTTGGTTAAGATGTGAAGGAGAAAACGTGTGGTTGGAAGAGGTGAAGGAACTTTGCAATTATACTGAAAGTGTTGTGGATAATTTCATCCTTATCAAGGAAAGATGGTCTAAAATGGGCAGACTTAAGAAGCTCCTTTATCTATTAGCTGATTATGCTCCTGAAAATGAATTAAAGAAGCAGCTGAAGTTTATCAGAACCCGAATAGGAGATGCAACACACAGAAGTTTGACTTACGAAGTTTGGGGACTATTAGACATGGGACTGGAATTTAAAAAAACAACTCCCGTACCAGACTTCTCACAAGGGAGCTCGATGATTATCGACTCTCTATTAGCTATTGCTACTACTGTTACGTTCATGACAATACAATCCTTCATGTTACAaatctttttttttcttcaagTTTTGGTTACCATGATGTTTGGTGTAAGAGGAAAAACAATAAAACGGAGATCCAAGTCCAGtctgaagaagaagacgaaatGGAAGGGAATGAAAATAATAAGATGGTTTATGCGCTTCTTGTTTTCAGCTGTAATTCATTTACCAAATTTCCGCCTGTTTCAGTTTCACCCTGCCCTGGCAATGTTCCTTTTCATGTTGAGTTACTTACTTGTTGAAGTTATTGCATGGAGTAGGAATTTGTGGAGGTCTATGGACAAGAATTTGAAGTGTACCCAAAGCTATTTAGCTCAAATGCGTGCGTTTTTAAGTGATACAGCTGAGAGTGCGGAAAGTCTAAATAAAAGGCAGACAGTGTGGGTGGATCAAGTGAGAGTAGTATCACAATATGGTCAATCTCTTATTGATGCATATCCAAAAGGCAAGGGTGGTTGTTTGAGGAGAATTAAGTTTTCCATGGACATCAACTGTTTGTTGAAAGAGATTCTTGATATATCAGATAGGAAGGTCGTTTATGGTATTGCAAATATTCAAAGAACACAAGCAGAGCATCTACCTTTATTAACCCCAATTAGCAGCATTCAAGAAAGAGATATTGAGAATGAAATCATTTCTGAACACGAAGAAAGTTTGGATGCTACGCCAGCAGCAGCGGCCTCCTCGTATCAACCTGTCATGGGGTTCAAAAAGAAGGTCCAATTAATCAGAGGGGAAAAGGATTTGATGGACGCGTTGCTTCTGGATGCAAATGCAATGGGAGAGCTAGATGGAAGATCCAAAATATGGGTGGAGCAACTAAGAGGTATTTCCCTTGAGGCTCAGTCTGTCATTAACAAAAATTATGCCAAATTGATGCATATACCAATTCTCAACTACATTTTTAAGTACTGGACCCGACATGTTGTTAGTAAGAAGCTAGATGGTATCAGAAACAAAATTGAAGATACATCTAGGAGAAGAAAAGCATATGGTTTAGTGCAAATTCAAAGCCGGGTCGTATCCAAGGTTCAAATATTACGTGCAAGGATGCAACCGTCTCTTGTTGCCAAGAATTCCGGTGTGGTTGGATTTGATGACGACGCACAAGTTCTGATGGCGGAGTTACTGTCAGATGAGAAACGTCGCTGCATTACTTGGATTGTTGGAATCGGAGGCATAGGTAAGACAACACTAGCCAAGTTGATATTTGAAGACAAAACTGTTGTAGCTCATTTTCAGCATTGCATATGGGTGTCACTGCCGTCAAATTGTACGACAAACCAGTTTGTTGAAGAAATTGGCAAGGAAGCCGCCAAGAAAATTACTGTAAAAGAAGAAAACTTGTCCACTGATAACGTACTCGCAACCTTGGCGCGTACAAAGTACTTGATAGTTGTTGATGGCATAAAAGAAACATCCAAAGTATACTTGGATATCTTGAACAGAGCTATACCCGATATGTCAACCGGAAGCAGAGTTCTTTTTACCACTCGCAATGCAGATGTAACCCAACATGCAGCAGGTACAATCTTTCTTTACCCATTGCAGCTATTAGATGATGAAACTAGTTGGTTGTTGTTCTCAAGACATTTGAAGGTGGACATTTCCGCCAAGTCAGAAACAGAACTTATCAACATTGGAAAAAAAATTGTGATGAAATGCGGAGGGCTGCCATCAGAAATATTGAAAATGAGTGATTTGCTTTCACATAAAGATATTACGCATGAGGAGTGGTCAAGCGTGTTGGCAGGGCAGCAGCTCAATGAAGATCAAATGCAAAGTTGGTCTGAAATGTCAGACACAATTAATACAAACTTACCTTCATATCTGAGAAGATGTCTATTTTACTTTGTGCTATTCCCCGCTGAATTTGAGATCCCTGTCAGAAGGTTGGTTGTTTTGTGGGTTGCCGAGAGTCTGGTTCATCAAGCAGAAGCTAACAAAGTGCCCCCGGAGCTAGTTGCAGAAAGGTACTTGACAGAGTTGATAGATCGGGACATGGTTCAAGTTGCCAAGAGAAAGCGCAATGGAAAGGTGAAAACATGTCGTCTCCCTAGTGCTCTGCGGCAACTCTGGTTGTCAAAGGCTAACGAGTCTAGATTTCTACAAGGCCGCCGATCTGCCACGGATTCAAATGCAGACCCAAAAAAGTCCATTATTTGCCGGGTTGCAGATCATCTTGATAAAGATGATATCTGGGACGATCACATTCATGGAGACAGTACTGATTCAACTTCCTTTCAAACCTATTACAAGGACGCTCTCTCCTTTCATTCCTTTGATACTCAAGAGGGGAGTAAACCTGGGCAACAAGTAGGTAACTTTCTTGAGGGATGTATTTCCAGTGATTGCTTCTTACTCCTTCTGGTGCTTGATCTTGAACGCGTTTACAAGCCCAACTTGCCCAAATGCATAGCAAGACTTACCCGACTAAGGTACCTTGGGTTGAGATGGACCTACTTAGAGTCACTTCCATCATCTATAAGGAAGTTGTTGAAGCTGCAGACACTTGATCTCAAACATACTTACATACATACTCTACCTACCTCAATCTGGAAGATGGAACTCAGACACTTGTTCTTGAGTGAGACTTACCGCACCAGATTTCCACCTCAACCAAAAGGTAATTTTCTATCTGACCTCCAAACATTGTGTGGACTGTTTGTGGACGAGGAGACTCCAGTCAAGGATGGCTTGGACAAATTAGTCAATATCACAAAGTTGGGATTAGCATGCCAATCAATGTCACTAAACCAAGAGGCGATGATAGCTCAACTTGAGACCGTATCTGACTGGATTACAAAATTAGAATACCTTCAGTCACTGAGACTGAAATCTAGGGATGAACAAGGTCGACCTTGGACTTTACACTTGAAGTCCTTTGAAAATAATACTTATCTCACGGACATGTATTTGCTCGGAAGCTTGAGCAGTTCATCTATTCTGTCCCAATTTCCACAGAGCCTCATTGAACTTAACCTATCACATTCAAGACTACAGGATGATCCCATGATACTTTTGAAAGATTTTCCAAATCTTCAGACACTGTGTTTACTCGCGGAGTCATACACGGGAACGACTATGGTTTGCGAATCTCATAGCTTTCCTCAGCTTCATGTATTAAAACTTTGGAAGTTGGAGCAGTTAGAGGAATGGAAGATAGAGCCAGAAGCACTCCCTTGTCTCAGACAACTCGAAATCAGATCCTGTCCCCGTCTGAAAATGCTTCCTGATGGACTAAAGCATATCAGCACTCTGCGTGAGTTGAAGTTAACAAACATGCCAAGGGAAATCAATGCTGAGATATGTAACTTCCCGCCCAACTGTCAGGTCGTCCAAACTCATTTTCAGTAG